AGGGGATAGCCGAGGTCACGGGCGGCCACGGCCGCCTCCGCCCCGTCCGCGCACACCGCGAAGCGGGGTCCGGGGACACCGGCCGCACTCAGGACACGACGGGTGGCGTCCTTGCGGCAGGCGTTCTCCATGGCTTCGGCCGACGGACCGGGCAGGCCAAGCAGGCCGGCGATCCGAGCAGCGGCCGGCAGATAGTAGTCACAGGAGGTCACCACCCCGTCGAAGCGGAGGGCCTCGTGCAGCCGCTGGACCTGCGGAAGCAGCTCACCGAGGTCATTGGTGGGCGCGGTGACGACGTTACGGGCGGTGAGCAGCGGATGGGCCGTTCCCTCCGGTGCGGACCGGAGGTAGTGCTGCAGGTCGCGGGTGAGGAAGGTGAAGTGGTGTCCCGCCCCCTCCAGGGCCCGTGGCAGCAGCCTGCTCATCGATCCGACCCAGCTCTCGACCACCAACAGATGAGCCATGAACTCCCCCTTCTCACAAGGACGTCGGGCATAAGGACAGGCAGGGATCACCCCCTTTCGGAGGCTCCCGGCCCGACCGCACACACGCTATCGACAATCGTTTTCATTGTCATCTAAAACAGCGTCACTTCTACTGGGAAACGGCTTCCGTTGCGTCACTCGCCGGACCGGAGTGGAATTGCATACAGGGGGACCCGCAGGAAGGGGTACGCCATGACCGACAGCGACCGGGGGGACGACGTCTACCAGCCGCAAGAGCCGGAGGCCTCCGACCCTGCCGACCTGCTGGATCTGGAGGACACCCTCGACACGTCCGGGCTCGCCGACGTCCTGGACGAGGGCTACTCGCCGCCGGAACGGCCCTGGGCGGTCGACGACGAGGGCACCACGGCCTCGGAACAGCACACGGGCGAATCCCTCGACCACCGTCTGACCAGGGAGGTTCCCGAGGGGGACGAACCCGTCCCCGACGGTCCGGGCGACCTCGCGGACGGCGACGGGGAGCTCTACGACACGGAAGTGGGGACGGACCGCGCGGGCAGACTCACCCAGGAGGGCGACGGGCATGTGCCCTCCACCCTCACCGCACAGGATGTCGGCATAGACGGTGCGGCGGCGTCCGCCGAGGAAGCCGCGATGCATCTGATTCCCGAGGAGAGAGACCTGTTCGGGGAGGAACCGGCCCGCTGAGGGCCCCGCCCCCGGCCCGCGCCGTCACGACCGCCGCCGAGTACGCCGCCCCCTATCCCCCTCCGAGGACCCCTCAGGTTGTGCCGCGCCCGCACGCGTGCGCGCGAGGTCCCTCCCCGCCACATCGGCCGGTCCGTCGGTATGCCGCCCGCGCACGGGCGCGCGCGAGCCCGCGCACCCCGGCTCCGCGAGCCGTCCGAGCACGTACAGGTCCTGCGTGCCCGCGCCCGTGCACGCGGGCGCACCACGGTGCGGAACGTGGCGGCCGAGCGGCCGGAAAGCGCCGCCGTGCTGCCCGTGCTCCCCGAAAACGCTTGGACGCCGAGCCGCCGGCCACGGGAGACTCGTCTCTTCCGGATCTCTTGCCGCAGACGCGCGGCGAGCGCTTCCGCCTGCGCGGCGCCGCCCCTCCGGAGGCCGGCCATGGCGAAGTCCGGAGCAACTGCCCGCGAAACGACATGAGGTCGGCATGGGATCGCAGCAGTCTCACGGCACCGGGCCGGGCAACGGCCCGGTCCGGCTCGCACTCCGCCACTATCTGGGCGAACTGTCCCGCCAGCGCAGACTTTCGGTATTCGCTCTCGCTCTCCCGGCGCTCGGCAACATCGGGATCACCTACCTGGCGCCGCTCGTCGTCGCCAAGCTCGTCGGCCGTATCGCCGAGGACGGGGCAATCGGCGTGCGTGAGGCACTCCCCTACGTCGGGGTGTTCGCCGCGGTTCTGCTCCTCGCGGAGGCCATGTGGCGGGCGGGCCTGCACTGCCTCAACCGCGTGGACGCCCGCGGCATCGAGCACCTGTACGTCACCGGCATGGACGCCCTGTTCGCCAAGGACGCCTCGTTCTTCCAGGACAACTTCGCAGGATCACTCACCAAGCGGGTGCTGAGCTTCGCCTCCCGCTTCGAGGAGTTCGTCGACACCCTCACGTTCAACATCGTGGGAAGCCTGGCCCCACTCCTGTTCGGCACGGTCATCCTGTGGAGTTACGACCCCCTGCTGGTGGCCGGTCTGCTGATCATGATCACGCTGACCGCGGTGTGCGCCGCGCCGCTGATCCGGCGCCGCCAGAAGCTGGTCAACCGGCGCGAGGAGGCCATCGCGCGGGTGTCGGGCCATGTGTCCGACGCGCTGATGAACATGGACACGGTGCGCGCCTTCGCCGCCGAGGAGCGCGAGGCGGCCGAACACCGGGCGCGGGTCGCGGAGTCGAGGCGCCTGACTCTGCGCTCGTGGGACTACGGCAACCTCCGCATCGACACTCTCGTGGCACCGCTCTCCGTGCTCACCAACGGGCTTGGCCTGCTCCTCGCCGTAGGAATCGGCGCCGGTGGCGGCAGCGTGGAAGCGATCGTGGTCGCCTTCACGTACTACACCGGTTCGACCCGCATCATGTTCGAGTTCAACCAGATCTACCGCCGTCTCGAGAGCTCGATGACCGAGGCCGCGCAGTTCACCGAGCTGCTGCTGGCGCCGCCCACCGTGCTCGACCCCGCGACGCCCGAGCCACTGGCCCAGCAGGCGGCGGACATCCGCTTCGAGCACGTCACCTTCGCCCATGACGGGGGCGACCCGATCTTCGAGGGACTTCAGCTGGACGTGCCGAGCGGAGCGCGGATCGGCCTCGTCGGGCGGTCCGGCGGCGGCAAGACCACCCTCACCCGGCTGCTCCTGCGGATGTCCGACGTCCGGTCCGGCCGCATCATGATCGGCGGTCAGGACATCAGTCGGCTACGGCAGTCCGATCTGCGGAGCCTGATCGCCTACGTCCCGCAGGAACCGGCCATGTTCCACCGCACCCTGCGCGAGAACATCCAGTTCGCCCGGCCGGACGCCACCGACGCCGAGATCCGCGCCGCCGCCGACGCGGCCCACGTGACGGAGTTCGCCGACCAACTCCCCTCGGGCTTCGACACGATGGTCGGGGAACGCGGCGTCAAGCTCTCGGGCGGGCAGCGTCAGCGGGTCGCACTGGCCCGGGCGATCCTTCGCGACGCGCCGATCCTGCTGCTGGACGAGGCGACCAGCGCGCTGGACTCCGAGAGCGAGACCCTCGTGCAGCAGGCACTGTGGCAGCTGATGGAGGGCAGGACCGCGCTGGTCGTCGCGCACCGCCTGAGTACGGTCGCGGCCATGGACCACCTGATCGTCCTCGACCACGGCAGCATCGTCGAGCAGGGAACGCATCACGAGCTCCTGAACACCGACGGCGCCTACGCCAAGCTCTGGCACCACCAGTCCGGCGGCTTCCTCGTCGACACGGCCAACGGCGAAGCGGCGGCCACGGCCGATCAGGCGCGGTGACCGCGGGAACCCCCGATGCCGGACATCGGGGGTCTCCCACGCCCGACGGCGCCCGGGGCGGAATCCGTCAGCGCCCTTCACGCAACCTGAGCACGTACGCCGCGGTCAGCGCCACGGCGCGGTCCTCGTCCCGGGAGAGATCCGCGAGGGCCCGCGACGCCGTACTCCCGGGAATGTCCGCGAGCGCCTCCGTCAGCCGTCGGCGGGCGGTCGGTCCGGCCACACCGCGAGCCAGACGCTCGACCAGCCCGGCAGCGATGCGCTCCGCCGACTCCGGGCTGCTCGCCAGGGCACTCAGTACGTCGGCCGCGTCGACGTCGTTCGCCTCCTCGGCGACCATGTCGACGAGAGTCGGGACGGCGTCGGCCACTCCGCGCGCCCCGAGCTCGAGTGCGGCATACCTGCGGACCACGACGTCGGGGTTCGCGAGGGCGTCCCCCAGCAGCGCGGTCGCCCTGCCGCCCGGAATCCCGGCGAGGGACCGGACGGCACGTTTCCGCACCTCGGGGGCGGGTGAGGCGAGGCCCTCCGCCAACAGCACCGGCCCCCTGTCGCCCGATTGCGCCAGGGCCCATCGAAGAGCTCCTGCGACGTTGTGGTCCCTCTCGCTCAGTACCGCCTCGACCAGTGCCTCCACCGGAACCTCGTCGACCGACGACAGCGCCGCGCGCTGGCGCGTCCCCGCGCTCTTCGATCCCAGCGCGTGGAGAAGCGTGACGGTCTGGAGGACGTCCTGCCAGTCGGCGGGTTCCGCTGCCCCGATACGACGAAGTCGCGTGAGCAGCTCCGTCTCCGCCGCGATGCGTTCCCGGGTCCGGAGGATGAGGTCGTCGACGAGCTCGGACGGCGTGAAGCCGGGGTCCTCGAGCGCGCGCCCGACGTCACGGAGCGACAGGCCCAGTGACCGCAGGCTCTCGACGTGGAAGATCCGCCGGATGTCGTCGTCGGAGTACTCGCGATAACCGTTGCCGGAACGGCCGGTCGGGCGCACCAGACCGAGCGAGTCGTAGTGCCTGAGCATGCGGGCGCTGACTCCGGACCGCCGTGCCACCTCACCGATCAACACCGCCTGTCACCCCTCCTGACCTGTCACGCCGAGGGCCACGACGCGCTTCGCCTCCTCGATCGCGGACTCGAATCCGGTCTCGGGGTCGCGCACCAGCTTGTCCGTGGCGATCGCGTGCGCACGCACGCGAGGGTCCAAATCCGTCATCGCCGCGTGCAGGAACGGCAGGATCGCCCCACCGAGCGCGACGAGCGCCCTGCTGAGGCTCCGCTGCGTCTCCCGTTCTCCGCGCCCGAGCTGTGTGGACAATACTGCGGCCAGCTCGTGCTCCTCACCTTCCGGCACGAGCAGGACCGCCGCGCGCCAGGCGCTCCGGGCCACCTCGTCGTCGACGTCGGACAGAAGCTCCCTGGTGATCGCGGGCCACGCCCGGCGATCCCCGATCTTGGAGAGCGTGTGCAACGCCTGGCTCCGTGCCTGCGCGCGCGTCGAGCGGACCTCCTCGACGAGTTCCGGGACAGTCACCGATGCAGGGTGGCGGGTGAGTGCCCAGGTGAGCATGTCACGCACATAGAACTCCGGCTCGATCGCGCATCGTTCGACGAGCGGGTCGACGAAGCGCGGGTCAGGGGTCGTACCGATCGCCAGAGCCGCCCGGAGCCGTACCGAGGGACGGGGGTCCGCCAGCCCCTGAAGAGCTCGAATCGTGGCTGTGTCCTGCTTCTGCGTGGTCATCCGGCCACCTCCTTCAGCCACACCGAAGACCTTGTCATCGTGTCAAGGTCAAGCGTGGCCGCGCAGCCGCGCCGGGTGGGCCGAGCCCCGATGCCCGACTCGCGCCCCGGCCCACCCCGGCTCCTCCGGCCCGGCAGCAGGCGCGGGAGCTCATTGACATTCCCGACGACCCCACCGAGACTCGACCGCATGTACGAGGTCCAGCCCCTTCCCGGCGAGCGCTGTCCCCACCTCGTCCGCGCGTCCAGCGCCGGGTGTTGACCTTCACCCCACCCCTGTCTCCGCGACGTCCGCTCCCCCTGGGCTGATCCCGCTCCGCCGTCCTGTGCGGACCGTGCGCCATGGATCTCCGAGCGGCGCGGACCCCGGTGACGACCGTTCTTCCACGCATTCCGACTGACCCGGCACGGCGGTTCCGGCACGACACCGCGGGCCCGGCACGGCGGTTCCGGTACGACACTGCGGGCCGCGTACGAACACCCGCGTCCCGTCGGAGCCGGGGACAGACCCGATCTCCCCCTTCTCCTCCTCACCATCGTCCTGCCCGGTCGCGCTCCGGCGCGAGGGCCAGCAGTGATCGGAAGACACGATGAACCCGAAGTTCCTCTGGTACATCCCCAACACCGTCGAGCCGGGTCACCGGGGCGACGACACGACGGCCGACTGGGGGTCGATCGAGTACTCGACCGACCTGGCCCGCACGGCGGAGGCACACGGCTGGAGCGGCGCCCTGCTGGGCACCGGCTGGGGCCGCCCCGAAACCTTCACCGTGGCCACGGCGCTCGCCGCGCGCACCACGGCGTTCGAGCCCCTGATCGCGGTGCGTCCCGGCTACTGGCAGCCGGCCCAGCTCGCGGCGGCGGCTGCCACCCTCGACCAGCTCAGCCGCGGACGGGTCCTGTTCAACATCGTCAGCGGAGCCGACGACCTCGGCGCCTACGGCGACACCACCGTCGAACCGGCGCGACGGTACGCACGGACACAGGAGTTCCTCCACCTCCTGCGGCGTCTGTGGACCGAGGAGGACGTCACGTCCAGCGGGGAGTACTACCAGGTGACCAACTCCACGGTCGCCCCCCGCCCGTACGCGATCGGCGGGAGGACACACCCGACGCTCTATTTCGGCGGCGCCTCCCTGGCGGCCGAACGGGTCTCGGCTGCCGAGGCGGACGTCCAGCTCTTCTGGGGCGAGCCACTCGACGGAGTCGCCGAACGCATCGACAGGCTCGCAGTGTTGAGTGAGGAGGTGGGCCGTCGGCACAAGCCCCTCGAGTACGGGCTGCGGATCACCACGGTGGTGCGTGACACCACCGAGGAGGCGTGGCAGGCCGCGGAGGAGAAGGTCTCCGCCCTGGCCGCCGCCGACCCGGTCGCCTGGACAGGTCATCGGAGGGCGGTGGGACAGCAGCGGCTCGTCGACCTCGCCGAGCGGGGCGAGGTGCTCGACACCTGCCTCTACACCACGCCGGGCAGGTACGGGGCGGGCGGGGCCGCGACCACCTGGCTGGTCGGATCCCCGAACGACATCGCCATCGCGCTGGAGAACTACCGCAAGCTCGGCATCACCCACTTCATCCTCTCCGACACTCCCTACAAGCAGGAGATCAGCCGGATCGGCGACCAACTGCTGCCCCTGCTCCGCGGCGGGCACGGCTGACGGGCAGCTCACGGCGGAAGGTCGGCCCGGCGAACCGCCACGCCGCCGGCCGCGGACCACCGGACCACCGGACGGCCCGGACGGCCTCGGATTGCCGACGCCCATCCGGGGAACAGTGGCGACACAGTGAGCGCCTCCCGGCCCGCGGTCGTCCGCACCTCGTAAGGTCGGCAGCGCGTTCCATCCTGGCGGTCGGTCGAACTGCCGAGGACCACGAGACCGGAAGTGGGCAGAGCCACAATGAGCAGCACAGCGCAGATCGGTGTCACAGGACTCGCCGTCATGGGACGCAACCTTGCCCGCAACTTCGCGCGCAACGGGTACACGGTCGCTCTGCACAACCGCACGGCCGCACGTACCCACGAGCTCGTCGAACAGTTCGGCGACGAGGGTGATTTCATCGCGGCCGAAAGCGCCGAGGACTTCGTGGCAGCCCTGGAAAAGCCACGACGCCTGGTCGTCATGGTGAAGGCCGGAGATGCCACGGACGCGGTGATCGCGGAGTTCGCACCTCTCCTGGAACCCGGCGATGTGATCATCGACGGAGGCAACGCGCACTTCGCGGACACGCGGCGCCGGGAGCAGGAGCTGCGTGAGCAGGGCCTTCACTTCGTCGGCACCGGCATCTCCGGCGGGGAGGAAGGCGCGCTCGACGGACCGAGCATCATGCCGGGCGGCAGCAAGGAGTCCTACGACTCACTCGGCCCGATGCTGGAGCAGATCTCCGCGAAGGCCAAGGACGGTGCTCCGTGTGTCACGCACATCGGGCCGGACGGCGCCGGGCATTTCGTGAAGATGGCTCACAACGGTATCGAGTACGCGGACATGCAGCTCATCGGTGAGGCGTACCAGCTGCTCCGTGACGTGGCCGGTTACTCCCCCGCGCAGATCGCGGACATCTTCCGCACCTGGAACACCGGGCGCCTGGACTCCTACCTCATCGAGATCACCGCGGAAGTGCTCTCCCATACCGATGCGGCTACCGGAAAGCCCTTCGTGGATGTGGTGCTCGACCAGGCGGAGCAGAAGGGAACCGGCCGCTGGACCGTGCAGATCGCCCTCGACCTGGGCGTTCCCGTGTCCGGCATCGCGGAGGCCGTCTTCGCGCGCTCGGTATCCGGTCACGCAGCCCTCCGTGACGCCTCACGCCACCTGGCGGGGCCGACCGCCCGCACACTCGGCAAGGACGAGGCGGCAGCCTTCGCCGACCAGGTCGAGCAGGCGCTGTACGCCTCGAAGATCGTCGCCTACACCCAGGGCTTCCACGAGATCGCGGCCGGCAGCGAGCAGTACGACTGGAACATCGACCTCGGCAAGGTCGCCGCGATCTGGCGGGGCGGATGCATCATCCGGGCCGCGTTCCTCGACAGGATCACCAGCGCCTACGAAGCCCAGCCCCGGATGCCGAGCCTCCTCTCCGACAAGAGCTTCGCCGAGGAGATCGCCGCAGCGCAGGACGACTGGCGCAGCGTGATCGCCACCGCCGTCACCCAGGGCGTCCCCACCCCCGCCTTCGCCACCACCCTCGCCTACTACGACTCGCTGCGCGCCGAACGCCTCCCCGCCGCCCTCACCCAGGGCCAGCGCGACTACTTCGGCGCACACACCTACCACCGCGTCGACCGTGACGGCACGTTCCACACCCTCTGGGGCGGCGACAAGACCGAAGTCGAGAGCTGAGACATTCATCGAGGGTGGTGGCGACGGCGGCTCGGCCGAAGTCTTGGGACGTCGGCGCTGAACCCTGGGCCGCGTCCGGGCCGGTGCTGCCCACGACGGGTGCGCAGTACCGGCCCGGCCCGCCCGCCCCACCGCCGACCGCGCCTTCCGCCGGCATCCCCGCAGCCGGTCGGGGCCGCCCCGGGCCCCGACGCCGAGCGGGTCACTGATTCCTGCTTGCGAGGACAGGGCCGGAGCGACCAGAACCTGGCCGAGAGTCCGGTCCGACACCAACATCCTCTAAGATCCACATCTGTTGGAAAGCAGGAGCAGGTCTGCGAGGAAACGACTCACCCCATGTCCGAACGGACCGCCGCGCGGTTACGGCGCAGGCTCGCCGAACACAGCCGGCGCATCGTCGACTCCAGCGCGTTCACAGCCACCGTGTTCTGCCTCATCGCAACCAACGCCGCGCTGTTGGGCATCGAAACCTATACCGGCGTCGTACATCAGTGGCACGCGGCCCTGAAGGCTGCCGAGCACGTCTTCCTCGTCGCCTTCACCGCCGAGATCCTGCTGCGCGCCGCCGCCCACGCCGACCGCCCCGGAGACTTCTTCCGCGACCCGTGGAACACCTTCGACCTGCTCGTCGTCACCACGGCCTTCATGCCGTTCGCCCGCGAGAACGCCACCGTGCTCCGGCTCCTGCGCCTGGCCCGGGTGCTGCGCGCCGCGCGCTTCCTTCCCCAGCTGCGCATCGTGATCGTCGCCGTCGGCAAGAGCTTGCCCGGCACACTGAGCTTCCTGCTCGTCGGGGCACTCCTGCTGTACGTGTACGCCATGGTCGGCTGGGTCTTCTTCGCCGATGACGATCCCGAGCACTACGGGTCCCTCGGTCGCGCCGTCCTCACTCTCTTCCTCCTCATGACCCTCGACGGCCTCGGTGACGCGGTCCGGGCCGGGCTGGAGATCTCCCGCTGGTCCATCGTCTACTTCGCCTCCTTCGTCCTGCTCGGATCGTTCGTGCTGGTCAACCTCCTCATCGGTGTTGTCATCAACTCCCTGCAGGAGGCGAGCGACCTCGAAGCCGAGCGGGACCGTCCTGTCCCCGCGCAACCGACGCCCACGGAGGACGCGAACGCGGCACTACGGGCTCGGATCGCCGACGCACGCCGGACACTGGACGAGCTCGAAGCCGGCCTGGAGCCTTCGGCGCCGACCCGACGCTGAAGCTGTCCCCCTTCGTGCACGGAGAAGTGACGCTACGGGGCCTGGGGCCCGGTCCGCCCCTGCTCCTGTCGCCCGGCCGGACCGGGCCGCGTGCGGCCCGGAGCGTGATGTGGATAAGTGGCAGGGAGCCACGTCCACCACCCACGGAGTGCGCGCATGTCCGACGCCGTACCGGAACCAGTTGTGGTCCAGCCCGTCGTGGCGCCGCTGACCAGTGCCGCGGTGGTACTGGTCGCGACGATCGAGCCGGGCGGTGAATCCGCCGTACGCGATGTACTGCCCGATCTCGCGGCGTTCGCACGATCGATCGGTTTCCGGGTCCCTGACGCCGGGCTCGCCTGTGTGACGGGCTTCGGCTCGGAAGCCTGGGACCGTCTGTTCGCCGGTCCCAGACCGTCCCGTCTGCATCCCTTCCAGGAGTTGCGGGGCCCTGTCCACCGTGCGCCGGCCACACCCGGCGATCTGCTGTTCCATGTCCGCGCGGAACGGATGGACGTCTGCTTCGAGTGGGCCTCCCAGCTCCTCGGGCGGCTCGACGGCACGGTGAGGATCGTGGACGAGGTCCATGGCTTCCGCTACTTCGACCACCGGGATCTGCTCGGTTTCGTCGACGGCACGGAGAACCCGGTGGGCGACGAGGCGAGGGCGGCGGCCCTGGTCGGCCCGGAGGATCCCGCGTTCGAGGGCGGCAGCTATGTCCACGTGCAGAAGTACCTGCACGACCTGGCCGGCTGGAACGGGGTGAGCACCGAGCAGCAGGAGCGGATCATCGGCCGTACGAAGTTCACCGACATCGAGCTCGCCGACGACGTCAAGCCCGCCGACTCGCATGTCGCCCTGAACACCATCACCGAGGACGACGGCACCGAACGGGACATCCTGCGCGCCAACATGCCGTTCGGCAGCTTCGAACAGGGCGAGTTCGGCACGTACTTCATCGGCTACGCGGCCGACCCCGGGGTCACCGAACAGATGCTGCGCAACATGTTCCTGGGCAGCCCGCCCGGCACCCACGACCGGATCCTCGACTTCTCCACGGCGGTCACGGGCTCGCTCTTCCACGCCCCCACGGCCGGTTTCCTGGACTCCCCTCCACCGCCGCCCACTGCTGTGGCCAAGGCTGTTCCGGAGCCGCAGGCCTCGGAGCAGCGTCCGTCGGCTCCCGCCGGGGCGCGCGACGGTTCGCTGCACATCGGCAGCCTGAAGGAAAGTGCCCCGCGATGAACAATCTGCACCGTGAACTCGCCCCCGTCACCGAGGCCGCCTGGGACCAGATCGAGGAGGAGGCGCGACGCACCTTCAGCCGCCATGTGGCCGCGCGCCGGGTCATCGACGTCAGCGACCCTCAAGGACCGGGACTGTCGGCGATCGGCGACGGTCATCTGCGCGACATCGATCCGCCCACGCCCGACGTGATCGCCCGCGCCCGCACGGCGACACCCGTCATCGAGTGGCGTGTCCCCTTCACGGTGACCAGGGCGGCCGTCGACGACGTGGAACGCGGCTCGGAGGACAGCGACTGGCAGCCGGTCAAGGACGCGGCCCGCACCTGTGCGTTCGCCGAGGACATGGCCGTCATCGACGGGTATCCGGCAGCCGGCATCACGGGTCTGCGGGACGGCTCCTCGCACCCCCCGCTGCCACTGCCCGCGGACGCGCGGGACTATCCGACCGCGGTGAGCCAGGCCCTCACCCGGCTGCGGCTGGCAGGCGTCGACGGGCCGTACCGGCTGCTGCTGGGGGCTGACGCGTTCACCGAGGCGACCGAGACCTCCGACCACGGCTATCCGGTCGCCACCCATCTGGCCCGGCAGCTCGACGAACCGATCCTGTGGGCGCCGGCCGTGAAGGGCGGGGTCCTGCTGTCCACGCGCGGCGGCGACTTCGAGCTGTGCCTGGGGCAGGACCTGTCCATCGGATATCTGGACCACGACGCGACGAGCATCCGTCTCTACTTCCACCAGGCGTTCACCTTCCGGATGCTGACCCCCGAGGCCGTCGTGTCCCTGATCGCCTGAAAGCGCCGACCCGCGCGGCTCCCGTCAAGCCGACCTGCGAGGCTCCCATCAACGACACCAGCAGCACGCCGCCGCAGTCCTCCGCGGCAGCCCAGGGCCCACTCCGCCCGGCGCGTTCCGCCAGATTC
The DNA window shown above is from Streptomyces sp. Alt3 and carries:
- a CDS encoding DUF5709 domain-containing protein, coding for MTDSDRGDDVYQPQEPEASDPADLLDLEDTLDTSGLADVLDEGYSPPERPWAVDDEGTTASEQHTGESLDHRLTREVPEGDEPVPDGPGDLADGDGELYDTEVGTDRAGRLTQEGDGHVPSTLTAQDVGIDGAAASAEEAAMHLIPEERDLFGEEPAR
- a CDS encoding ABC transporter ATP-binding protein, encoding MGSQQSHGTGPGNGPVRLALRHYLGELSRQRRLSVFALALPALGNIGITYLAPLVVAKLVGRIAEDGAIGVREALPYVGVFAAVLLLAEAMWRAGLHCLNRVDARGIEHLYVTGMDALFAKDASFFQDNFAGSLTKRVLSFASRFEEFVDTLTFNIVGSLAPLLFGTVILWSYDPLLVAGLLIMITLTAVCAAPLIRRRQKLVNRREEAIARVSGHVSDALMNMDTVRAFAAEEREAAEHRARVAESRRLTLRSWDYGNLRIDTLVAPLSVLTNGLGLLLAVGIGAGGGSVEAIVVAFTYYTGSTRIMFEFNQIYRRLESSMTEAAQFTELLLAPPTVLDPATPEPLAQQAADIRFEHVTFAHDGGDPIFEGLQLDVPSGARIGLVGRSGGGKTTLTRLLLRMSDVRSGRIMIGGQDISRLRQSDLRSLIAYVPQEPAMFHRTLRENIQFARPDATDAEIRAAADAAHVTEFADQLPSGFDTMVGERGVKLSGGQRQRVALARAILRDAPILLLDEATSALDSESETLVQQALWQLMEGRTALVVAHRLSTVAAMDHLIVLDHGSIVEQGTHHELLNTDGAYAKLWHHQSGGFLVDTANGEAAATADQAR
- a CDS encoding MerR family transcriptional regulator, producing the protein MLIGEVARRSGVSARMLRHYDSLGLVRPTGRSGNGYREYSDDDIRRIFHVESLRSLGLSLRDVGRALEDPGFTPSELVDDLILRTRERIAAETELLTRLRRIGAAEPADWQDVLQTVTLLHALGSKSAGTRQRAALSSVDEVPVEALVEAVLSERDHNVAGALRWALAQSGDRGPVLLAEGLASPAPEVRKRAVRSLAGIPGGRATALLGDALANPDVVVRRYAALELGARGVADAVPTLVDMVAEEANDVDAADVLSALASSPESAERIAAGLVERLARGVAGPTARRRLTEALADIPGSTASRALADLSRDEDRAVALTAAYVLRLREGR
- a CDS encoding HEAT repeat domain-containing protein, encoding MTTQKQDTATIRALQGLADPRPSVRLRAALAIGTTPDPRFVDPLVERCAIEPEFYVRDMLTWALTRHPASVTVPELVEEVRSTRAQARSQALHTLSKIGDRRAWPAITRELLSDVDDEVARSAWRAAVLLVPEGEEHELAAVLSTQLGRGERETQRSLSRALVALGGAILPFLHAAMTDLDPRVRAHAIATDKLVRDPETGFESAIEEAKRVVALGVTGQEG
- a CDS encoding LLM class flavin-dependent oxidoreductase, producing MNPKFLWYIPNTVEPGHRGDDTTADWGSIEYSTDLARTAEAHGWSGALLGTGWGRPETFTVATALAARTTAFEPLIAVRPGYWQPAQLAAAAATLDQLSRGRVLFNIVSGADDLGAYGDTTVEPARRYARTQEFLHLLRRLWTEEDVTSSGEYYQVTNSTVAPRPYAIGGRTHPTLYFGGASLAAERVSAAEADVQLFWGEPLDGVAERIDRLAVLSEEVGRRHKPLEYGLRITTVVRDTTEEAWQAAEEKVSALAAADPVAWTGHRRAVGQQRLVDLAERGEVLDTCLYTTPGRYGAGGAATTWLVGSPNDIAIALENYRKLGITHFILSDTPYKQEISRIGDQLLPLLRGGHG
- the gndA gene encoding NADP-dependent phosphogluconate dehydrogenase, producing the protein MSSTAQIGVTGLAVMGRNLARNFARNGYTVALHNRTAARTHELVEQFGDEGDFIAAESAEDFVAALEKPRRLVVMVKAGDATDAVIAEFAPLLEPGDVIIDGGNAHFADTRRREQELREQGLHFVGTGISGGEEGALDGPSIMPGGSKESYDSLGPMLEQISAKAKDGAPCVTHIGPDGAGHFVKMAHNGIEYADMQLIGEAYQLLRDVAGYSPAQIADIFRTWNTGRLDSYLIEITAEVLSHTDAATGKPFVDVVLDQAEQKGTGRWTVQIALDLGVPVSGIAEAVFARSVSGHAALRDASRHLAGPTARTLGKDEAAAFADQVEQALYASKIVAYTQGFHEIAAGSEQYDWNIDLGKVAAIWRGGCIIRAAFLDRITSAYEAQPRMPSLLSDKSFAEEIAAAQDDWRSVIATAVTQGVPTPAFATTLAYYDSLRAERLPAALTQGQRDYFGAHTYHRVDRDGTFHTLWGGDKTEVES
- a CDS encoding ion transporter; protein product: MSERTAARLRRRLAEHSRRIVDSSAFTATVFCLIATNAALLGIETYTGVVHQWHAALKAAEHVFLVAFTAEILLRAAAHADRPGDFFRDPWNTFDLLVVTTAFMPFARENATVLRLLRLARVLRAARFLPQLRIVIVAVGKSLPGTLSFLLVGALLLYVYAMVGWVFFADDDPEHYGSLGRAVLTLFLLMTLDGLGDAVRAGLEISRWSIVYFASFVLLGSFVLVNLLIGVVINSLQEASDLEAERDRPVPAQPTPTEDANAALRARIADARRTLDELEAGLEPSAPTRR
- a CDS encoding Dyp-type peroxidase; amino-acid sequence: MSDAVPEPVVVQPVVAPLTSAAVVLVATIEPGGESAVRDVLPDLAAFARSIGFRVPDAGLACVTGFGSEAWDRLFAGPRPSRLHPFQELRGPVHRAPATPGDLLFHVRAERMDVCFEWASQLLGRLDGTVRIVDEVHGFRYFDHRDLLGFVDGTENPVGDEARAAALVGPEDPAFEGGSYVHVQKYLHDLAGWNGVSTEQQERIIGRTKFTDIELADDVKPADSHVALNTITEDDGTERDILRANMPFGSFEQGEFGTYFIGYAADPGVTEQMLRNMFLGSPPGTHDRILDFSTAVTGSLFHAPTAGFLDSPPPPPTAVAKAVPEPQASEQRPSAPAGARDGSLHIGSLKESAPR
- a CDS encoding family 1 encapsulin nanocompartment shell protein, coding for MNNLHRELAPVTEAAWDQIEEEARRTFSRHVAARRVIDVSDPQGPGLSAIGDGHLRDIDPPTPDVIARARTATPVIEWRVPFTVTRAAVDDVERGSEDSDWQPVKDAARTCAFAEDMAVIDGYPAAGITGLRDGSSHPPLPLPADARDYPTAVSQALTRLRLAGVDGPYRLLLGADAFTEATETSDHGYPVATHLARQLDEPILWAPAVKGGVLLSTRGGDFELCLGQDLSIGYLDHDATSIRLYFHQAFTFRMLTPEAVVSLIA